In Zingiber officinale cultivar Zhangliang chromosome 6A, Zo_v1.1, whole genome shotgun sequence, a single genomic region encodes these proteins:
- the LOC121995763 gene encoding pentatricopeptide repeat-containing protein At5g41170, mitochondrial-like, with translation MMAILRLWFNGDRSFKSFRVVGMSDVNCKYFTSFSMKSPEKNEDEPIDGKGEEPKELLAHYSFNQNQAIVNDEDTLQERDESGHPMVRETCRLIGLRHMWDRKSEAELRHLLRSLSSHQVCSVLRWQSDERVAMNFFYWADRQWRYRHAPLIYHTMLDLLSKTKLCQSARRVLRLMIRRRISRTPQDFSRLMISYSRAGKLRSAMRVLNLMQKDGCGPDLSVCNTTINVLIMAGRLDKALRFLDRMQRVGITPDVISYNCLIKGFCDVRRVEDALGMLREMPAKGCLPDKISYYTVISFLCKEKRVGEVRELLKRMTTESNLFPDQVTYSILIHVLSKHGHAYEALDFLRESEEKRFRVDKIGYSAIVHSYCLDGKIDEAKDIMNQMLAKGYHPDVVTYTALVNGFCRIGKIDEAREVLKHMYEAGCKPNAVTYTSLLNGLCRIGSSLEALELLNKSEEEWWTPNVVTYSVVIHGLRREGKLKVACDLVMQMLGNGFFPTTVEINLLIHALCKERMVGDAKKFMEDCQSKGCTINVVNFTTLIHGFCHEGDLEAALSLLDDMYLTNRHPDVVTYTVLVNALGRKGNFEKSNELVKKMLHRGLIPTPVTYRTVIHRYCEKGRVEDLVMLLEKMLEKQECKSAYNQVIEKLCLFGKFDEAYKVLWKVLRTASKTDANTCHILMESYLKKGLPLHSYKVACRMFHRNMLPDTKLCQKVSNKLIAAGHPDEARRLQIKLVERGQILPS, from the exons ATGATGGCGATACTACGACTTTGGTTCAATGGGGACAGATCGTTTAAATCATTTCGAGTTGTAGGCATGTCGGATGTTAATTGCAAATATTTTACATCCTTTTCAATGAAG AGCCCAgagaagaatgaagatgaaccaatAGATGGAAAAGGAGAGGAGCCAAAGGAACTTTTGGCACACTATTCCTTTAATCAGAATCAAGCAATTGTAAATGATGAAGACACATTACAAGAAAGAGATGAATCGGGACACCCCATGGTTAGAGAAACATGTAGGTTGATTGGATTGCGCCATATGTGGGATAGAAAGAGTGAGGCTGAACTCCGACACCTTTTGAGAAGCCTTTCATCCCATCAGGTTTGTTCTGTGCTACGTTGGCAGTCAGATGAACGTGTTGCCATGAACTTCTTTTACTGGGCTGACCGACAGTGGAGGTACCGACATGCACCGCTGATCTACCATACAATGCTTGATCTATTGAGTAAGACAAAGTTGTGCCAGTCAGCAAGGCGAGTTCTAAGGTTGATGATCCGGCGGAGGATCAGTCGGACGCCTCAAGATTTTAGTCGACTAATGATCTCATATAGTCGAGCAGGAAAGCTCAGAAGTGCAATGAGAGTCTTAAATTTGATGCAGAAAGATGGTTGTGGACCAGATCTTTCCGTTTGTAACACTACAATAAATGTGCTCATAATGGCTGGTCGATTGGACAAGGCTCTGAGGTTCTTGGACCGAATGCAACGAGTTGGGATTACCCCTGATGTAATCTCATACAATTGCTTGATTAAAggattttgtgatgttagaaGGGTTGAAGATGCTTTAGGAATGTTGCGGGAGATGCCTGCCAAGGGTTGCTTGCCAGACAAGATCAGCTACTACACAGTGATAAGCTTCTTATGCAAAGAAAAAAGAGTTGGAGAAGTCAGAGAGCTACTGAAAAGGATGACTACTGAGTCTAATCTGTTCCCTGACCAGGTAACTTACAGTATCTTAATTCATGTCCTTTCGAAACATGGTCATGCATATGAAGCCCTTGATTTTTTAAGGGAATCTGAGGAAAAGAGATTTCGAGTTGATAAAATTGGCTATAGTGCTATTGTGCATTCCTATTGCCTGGATGGAAAGATAGATGAGGCAAAGGACATTATGAATCAGATGTTAGCAAAGGGCTACCATCCAGATGTGGTGACATATACTGCACTTGTCAATGGGTTTTGCCGTATTGGGAAGATAGATGAAGCAAGAGAGGTGCTCAAGCACATGTATGAGGCTGGTTGCAAGCCCAACGCTGTCACATACACTTCCCTGTTAAATGGATTATGTAGAATTGGATCCTCATTAGAGGCGCTGGAATTGTTGAACAAGAGCGAGGAGGAGTGGTGGACTCCTAATGTTGTGACATATAGTGTTGTTATTCATGGACTTAGACGGGAAGGAAAATTGAAGGTGGCTTGTGATTTGGTTATGCAAATGTTAGGGAATGGTTTCTTTCCCACTACAGTAGAGATTAATTTGCTTATCCACGCCCTTTGCAAGGAGAGAATGGTTGGTGATGCAAAAAAGTTCATGGAGGATTGTCAAAGCAAAGGATGTACTATCAATGTGGTAAACTTCACTACTTTAATTCATGGATTTTGCCACGAGGGTGATTTAGAAGCAGCACTATCTTTGCTGGATGATATGTACCTCACTAATAGACACCCTGATGTTGTAACCTATACAGTTCTTGTTAATGCACTGGGAAGAAAAGGAAACTTTGAGAAATCAAATGAGCTTGTGAAGAAAATGCTGCACAGGGGTTTGATTCCTACTCCCGTTACTTACAGGACAGTCATTCATAGGTATTGTGAAAAAGGCAGAGTGGAAGATTTGGTCATGTTGTTGGAGAAGATGCTTGAGAAGCAAGAGTGTAAATCTGCATATAATCAAGTAATTGAGAAGCTTTGTCTGTTTGGTAAATTTGATGAGGCTTACAAGGTCTTGTGGAAGGTTTTGAGGACAGCCTCAAAGACTGATGCCAATACATGCCACATTTTGATGGAAAGTTATTTGAAGAAAGGTCTTCCTTTGCATTCATATAAAGTGGCCTGCAGAATGTTCCACAGGAACATGCTACCTGATACAAAATTGTGCCAGAAAGTTAGCAACAAACTAATTGCAGCAGGGCATCCTGATGAGGCAAGGAGGCTACAAATCAAGCTTGTTGAGAGAGGACAGATTTTGCCTTCTTAA